The Atribacterota bacterium genome includes the window GGTCGGTTACATACCTGTGAAAACATGGGTCTTTTCGGCCATACCCGGAATGGGTGTTTTGCTGAGTATGCTGTAATTCCTGCTGTTTCCACTCGCAAGATTCCCGAATCGTTTTCCTTCGATGAAGGATGTATGCTGGAACCCATGGGAATTCCTTATCGAGCGGTAGAAGCTGGAAACGTCACTGGGGACTTCGTCGTTGTCCTTGGGTGTGGTCCGATTGGCCAGTTCGCGGTGGCTTTTGCTCGATTCTTTGGAGCAGCTCAAATTATCGCTGTCGACCCCAATGAGAAGCGCCTTCGAATTGCCTCTTCTATGGGTGCACATTTTTTGGTTAATCCTTGTCTTGAGCCCCTGGTTGAAGTGGTTGCTGAAAAGGCTCGCGATTTCGGTGGAGGTGTTGGTGTAGTTATCGAGGCTTCGGGGAACATCCTGGCGCTTCAGGAGGCATTTCGGTACCTCCGTGTAGGGGGAAAAATCATGGTTCTTGGACAAACTGCTCAACTTCTTGGACTACATGTTTCACCGGATATTGTTTTCAAAGAGGTAACCATTCAGGGTTTCTTTGGTCGGAAAATATGGGATACCTGGGAGAAGATAGAAGCACTCATGGAGTCAGGCAAAATCGATATTGCGCCGGTTATCACACACCGGTTTACACTATCTCAGTATGAGGAAGCCTTTCGTACAGCCCTCCACGGTGAGGGATGTAAAGTGGTGTTTG containing:
- a CDS encoding alcohol dehydrogenase catalytic domain-containing protein, producing MMRALLKVEENPGFVLQDIPIPSPGKREILVRVRAAAICGSDLKIYKWDEFARSIIPRLPFIPGHECCGEVVALGEGVEGFRVGDKVASETHIPCLQCFQCRHGRLHTCENMGLFGHTRNGCFAEYAVIPAVSTRKIPESFSFDEGCMLEPMGIPYRAVEAGNVTGDFVVVLGCGPIGQFAVAFARFFGAAQIIAVDPNEKRLRIASSMGAHFLVNPCLEPLVEVVAEKARDFGGGVGVVIEASGNILALQEAFRYLRVGGKIMVLGQTAQLLGLHVSPDIVFKEVTIQGFFGRKIWDTWEKIEALMESGKIDIAPVITHRFTLSQYEEAFRTALHGEGCKVVFDI